From Mytilus galloprovincialis chromosome 9, xbMytGall1.hap1.1, whole genome shotgun sequence, the proteins below share one genomic window:
- the LOC143044890 gene encoding asialoglycoprotein receptor 1-like has protein sequence MGLRVIDFVVFLCCVSSISCCKSGWTQNGNKCYFFSQQVEPWTDAMLVCRVFDSKLAEPMTSQDSHFLISHSQHVGGNFWIGISDIIDEDRWIYSTGQTPIKVNHFQPGQPNDHTAANCVALWAAYHGYWEDENCRTSHPFICETDNESSGSQVIG, from the exons ATGGGATTACGTGTTATTGATTTCGTGGTGTTTCTGTGTTGTGTGTCGTCTATAAGTT GCTGTAAAAGTGGATGGACACAAAATGGAAATAAATGTTACTTCTTCAGTCAGCAAGTCGAGCCATGGACAGATGCAATG ttagtGTGTCGTGTGTTTGATTCAAAGCTAGCTGAGCCGATGACTTCACAAGATTCTCATTTTTTGATTAGTCACAGTCAGCACGTGG GAGGAAACTTTTGGATTGGAATATCAGATATAATTGATGAAGACCGATGGATATACTCAACCGGACAAACACCGATAAAAGTTAATCATTTTCAACCGGGACAACCTAATGACCATACCGCTGCAAATTGTGTGGCGTTGTGGGCTGCTTACCATGGATACTGGGAAGACGAAAACTGCCGTACTAGCCATCCGTTCATTTGTGAGACAGATAATGA ATCGTCAGGGTCACAAGTAA